The Methanomicrobia archaeon genome includes a region encoding these proteins:
- a CDS encoding transferase, with protein sequence MNEIAQTARILKNVLLDEYALIEDFVIIGAPPRGITEGELKTVIGKNAVIRSHTVIYAGNTIGDDFQTGNQVSIREENLIGDEVSIGTKTVIEFKTKIEDRVRIHSQAFIPEYCVLHEGCWIGPQVTLTNAKYPQSQKSKAFLKGVVIGKNAKIGANATILPGVTIGANALVGAGSVVTMDVPPDKVVAGNPAEVIDAVSNLKYPTGEKAYEDLEAGI encoded by the coding sequence ATGAACGAAATTGCTCAGACTGCCAGGATACTCAAGAACGTGCTGCTCGATGAATATGCGCTTATCGAGGACTTCGTCATCATCGGCGCGCCGCCGCGAGGGATAACGGAAGGAGAACTGAAAACCGTCATTGGCAAGAACGCTGTTATCCGGTCTCATACCGTTATCTATGCCGGCAATACCATTGGCGACGACTTCCAAACCGGGAACCAGGTGAGTATTCGTGAGGAGAACCTCATTGGCGATGAGGTGAGCATCGGCACCAAAACGGTTATCGAATTCAAGACAAAAATAGAAGACCGCGTACGAATCCACTCGCAGGCGTTTATTCCTGAGTACTGCGTGCTCCATGAGGGATGCTGGATCGGCCCCCAGGTGACGCTTACCAACGCGAAATATCCACAATCACAAAAGTCGAAAGCGTTTCTCAAGGGTGTGGTTATAGGAAAGAATGCAAAGATCGGGGCCAATGCCACCATTCTACCCGGTGTGACGATCGGTGCTAACGCCTTGGTAGGGGCCGGGAGTGTCGTCACGATGGATGTTCCTCCCGATAAGGTAGTCGCAGGTAACCCCGCTGAGGTGATCGATGCGGTGTCTAACCTCAAATATCCGACGGGAGAGAAGGCCTATGAGGACCTGGAGGCTGGGATATGA
- a CDS encoding Gfo/Idh/MocA family oxidoreductase encodes MTRIGLIGVGTWGINHLRALTEIDCDLVCIADVDSTKAALAKQHGIPFFHDYQPLLSTVDAVVVTTPTDTHVQIVKDCLAAGKHVFVEKPMAATAAQSRALEKLAESQKLVLSVGYLYRFNNAIRRARELIKEAGELQYLTARYIHSTKPPRTDSGVIMNLGIHVIDILNFLTERTPSRIYAKKKNLLSDSYEDSAAILLDYNDFFATIELSCTHPEKARDLWIIAGNEKIYLDYFSQKIMRYPLKVSYNEVEREEPIVEEITANEPLKDELQYFVSLIDQEETQPELNKGRENWYTTRICELCLESAQNGTELPVK; translated from the coding sequence ATGACTCGAATCGGGCTCATCGGTGTTGGTACTTGGGGAATCAACCATCTGCGCGCACTTACAGAGATCGATTGTGATCTCGTGTGCATTGCCGATGTTGATAGCACGAAAGCAGCACTGGCCAAACAGCACGGGATCCCGTTCTTTCACGATTACCAACCGCTTCTCTCGACCGTGGATGCCGTTGTGGTTACCACGCCCACAGATACGCACGTTCAGATCGTGAAGGACTGCCTCGCTGCAGGGAAGCACGTGTTCGTTGAGAAACCCATGGCAGCAACCGCGGCGCAGAGTCGCGCCCTCGAGAAGCTCGCGGAATCGCAGAAGCTCGTGCTCTCCGTCGGCTATCTCTATCGGTTCAACAACGCGATCAGGCGAGCACGAGAGCTCATCAAAGAGGCCGGAGAACTGCAATACCTGACTGCGCGGTACATCCACTCTACCAAACCGCCGCGTACGGACTCCGGAGTCATTATGAATCTCGGTATCCATGTGATTGATATACTGAACTTCCTCACTGAACGAACACCCTCCAGGATCTATGCAAAGAAGAAGAATCTGCTGTCTGACAGCTACGAAGATTCCGCTGCTATCCTGCTCGATTATAACGACTTCTTCGCGACCATCGAGCTCAGTTGCACGCATCCCGAAAAGGCCCGCGATCTCTGGATCATCGCCGGGAACGAAAAGATCTATCTCGATTACTTCTCGCAAAAAATCATGAGATATCCTCTGAAGGTGTCGTACAACGAAGTCGAGCGGGAAGAGCCGATTGTAGAAGAGATTACGGCAAATGAGCCGCTTAAAGATGAGCTGCAGTATTTCGTCTCCTTAATAGACCAGGAAGAGACCCAGCCCGAGCTGAACAAGGGAAGAGAAAACTGGTACACGACTCGAATATGCGAATTATGCCTGGAATCCGCACAAAACGGTACGGAGCTACCGGTGAAATGA
- a CDS encoding glycosyltransferase, protein MYKEEYSKVTFIMPVLNEAKTLRQCLDALLALDYPAEKIEILIALGNSTDDTRAIAEEYARKHQTIKLFENPTGNTAIGRNICIEHATGELLMNYSGHVIAEQNLLFVLVTKLLELPDEIAAVGCSNVSPDEQNLIGKATGVAFAGFMGGRNIFPQNEVFDDERYVDHVSFACYRRNVVEQVGNFDPAFWCGQDAELDIRIYKAGYKILYTPDTKVYHFKRSTTRGLFRQMYRYGLARARMVRKHPDTFRVVYTLGSAFVLGIITISALTALTVIPLWFGGAIASLYVFLAVISSFQVTKTPLLILTSIPLYFIIHVAYGLGFLRGLSPARASKCKIFKG, encoded by the coding sequence ATGTATAAGGAGGAATACTCGAAGGTAACGTTCATCATGCCTGTCCTCAACGAAGCGAAGACTCTGCGGCAGTGCTTGGACGCCTTGCTGGCTCTAGATTACCCCGCGGAGAAAATAGAGATACTGATCGCCCTCGGAAACTCGACGGATGATACGCGAGCTATCGCCGAAGAATATGCTCGCAAACACCAGACCATAAAGCTCTTCGAGAACCCGACCGGCAACACTGCGATCGGCCGTAACATCTGCATCGAGCACGCCACGGGCGAGCTGCTCATGAACTATTCCGGGCATGTCATCGCCGAGCAGAACCTCCTCTTCGTGCTCGTGACGAAACTCTTGGAACTACCGGACGAGATCGCCGCCGTCGGCTGCTCCAACGTCTCACCCGACGAGCAGAATCTCATCGGAAAGGCGACGGGCGTCGCCTTCGCCGGATTCATGGGCGGTAGAAACATCTTCCCACAGAACGAGGTCTTCGACGACGAACGCTACGTTGACCACGTGTCCTTCGCCTGCTACCGCCGCAACGTCGTCGAGCAGGTCGGTAACTTCGACCCCGCCTTCTGGTGTGGGCAGGATGCCGAACTCGATATCCGCATTTACAAGGCGGGCTACAAGATCCTCTATACGCCCGATACCAAGGTCTACCATTTCAAGCGAAGCACAACACGCGGGCTCTTCCGGCAGATGTACCGGTACGGCCTGGCACGGGCAAGGATGGTACGGAAGCATCCTGATACTTTCCGGGTCGTGTATACGCTCGGATCCGCATTCGTGCTCGGCATCATAACCATCAGTGCCCTTACCGCTCTTACTGTGATCCCGCTCTGGTTTGGTGGTGCAATTGCATCGTTGTACGTATTCCTTGCCGTTATCAGCTCATTTCAGGTGACCAAGACACCCCTTCTGATCCTGACCAGTATTCCCCTGTATTTTATCATTCATGTCGCTTATGGTCTGGGATTCCTCCGTGGGCTGTCTCCGGCAAGAGCGAGCAAGTGCAAGATTTTTAAGGGCTGA
- a CDS encoding DegT/DnrJ/EryC1/StrS family aminotransferase, producing the protein MNIPLVDLKANYRSIKDEIDRAIQEVIDDSAFIMGPYLTSFEKNFAAFCQAKHAIGCSSGTTALHLALLAAGLQPGDEIITVPNTFIATTENISYVHGKIRFIDVEPQTQLLDIDQLSTVITPQTKAIVVVHLYGQLPDMARIKEIADANALFLIEDAAQAHAAEWHGHQPGFYGDIATFSFFPAKNLGCFGDGGCVVTNNDEIAETVRLLLNHGRKTKYEHTIEGYNYRLDALQAAILDAKLPYLSRWTDLRRAHASFYDDMLPAEVQKPVEAGGAKHVYYMYVIRTKQRDELMQYLIKQGIQCGIHYPLPLHLQPAYANLGYKKGSYPVAEMLAEEILSIPIYPELTEEQLTYIVDAITRFFKHQH; encoded by the coding sequence ATGAATATTCCGCTGGTGGATCTGAAGGCCAACTATCGCTCGATCAAAGATGAGATAGATCGGGCCATTCAGGAGGTAATTGACGATTCCGCGTTCATCATGGGTCCTTATCTCACGAGCTTCGAGAAGAATTTCGCCGCCTTCTGTCAGGCGAAGCATGCCATTGGCTGCTCAAGCGGAACAACGGCGCTCCACCTGGCTCTGCTCGCCGCTGGTCTACAACCGGGCGACGAGATCATCACGGTCCCCAACACCTTCATCGCTACCACCGAGAATATCTCCTACGTTCACGGGAAGATTAGATTCATCGACGTTGAGCCGCAAACGCAACTCCTCGATATCGATCAGTTGAGCACGGTAATCACCCCCCAAACAAAGGCTATTGTTGTGGTCCATCTCTACGGGCAGCTGCCTGATATGGCGCGCATCAAGGAGATCGCTGACGCAAACGCTCTGTTCCTCATTGAAGATGCCGCACAGGCACATGCTGCCGAGTGGCACGGGCATCAGCCCGGATTTTACGGCGACATCGCAACCTTCAGCTTCTTCCCTGCGAAAAATCTCGGATGCTTCGGCGATGGCGGCTGCGTGGTCACCAATAATGACGAAATCGCTGAGACCGTGAGATTACTCCTGAATCACGGCCGAAAAACGAAATACGAGCACACCATCGAGGGGTATAATTATCGGCTGGATGCGTTACAGGCTGCAATACTGGATGCCAAGCTTCCATATCTCTCCCGCTGGACAGATCTCAGACGAGCGCACGCCTCGTTCTATGATGATATGCTGCCCGCAGAGGTGCAGAAACCTGTCGAAGCAGGGGGTGCGAAGCATGTGTACTACATGTACGTTATTCGGACGAAGCAACGAGACGAGCTCATGCAGTATTTGATAAAGCAGGGAATACAGTGTGGCATTCACTATCCACTGCCGCTCCATTTACAGCCTGCATATGCCAACCTCGGCTATAAAAAAGGCAGTTATCCGGTAGCTGAAATGCTGGCAGAAGAGATTCTCTCTATACCGATATATCCGGAGCTAACCGAGGAGCAGCTAACGTACATCGTTGATGCTATCACGCGGTTTTTCAAGCACCAACACTAA